From Terriglobia bacterium, one genomic window encodes:
- a CDS encoding CpsB/CapC family capsule biosynthesis tyrosine phosphatase: MIDIHSHILPDIDDGARSLEEAVEMARIAVDDGIEYMVSTPHMYNGLSGNPEPSEILERVAALNEAINDPKGLKILPGNEVHVSHEIAEQARNNRVTKINQRNYMLVEFPQLTVPIGADELFYKLLLQGVRPILVHPERNGQIQANPAIVAQYVERGVFIQVTAMSVTGEFGPIAHATAEKLLRHNCVHFLATDTHRTKSRPPILSRGRDAAALLIGEQKAAALVEANPRAVINGEALHVEPVIPFGNGTRDKKKSFFSRFF; the protein is encoded by the coding sequence GTGATCGACATCCACTCCCACATTCTCCCCGACATCGACGACGGCGCGCGTTCGCTTGAAGAGGCCGTCGAGATGGCGCGCATTGCAGTCGATGACGGCATCGAGTACATGGTCTCCACGCCCCACATGTACAACGGGCTCTCCGGCAATCCCGAGCCCTCCGAAATCCTCGAACGGGTTGCCGCCCTCAATGAAGCCATCAACGATCCAAAGGGGCTGAAGATCCTTCCCGGCAATGAAGTCCACGTCTCCCACGAAATCGCGGAGCAGGCGCGCAACAACCGCGTGACGAAGATCAACCAGCGGAATTACATGCTGGTCGAGTTTCCCCAGCTGACCGTCCCCATCGGCGCCGACGAGCTGTTCTATAAGCTGCTGCTGCAGGGCGTCCGGCCGATCCTGGTTCATCCGGAGCGCAACGGACAGATTCAGGCGAACCCCGCGATCGTGGCGCAGTACGTCGAGCGGGGAGTTTTCATTCAGGTAACGGCGATGTCGGTGACCGGCGAGTTCGGCCCGATCGCGCACGCGACGGCGGAGAAATTGCTGCGGCACAACTGCGTGCACTTCCTCGCGACGGATACGCATCGGACGAAGAGCCGTCCGCCGATCCTGAGCCGGGGGAGAGATGCGGCGGCGCTGTTGATCGGGGAGCAGAAGGCGGCGGCATTGGTCGAGGCGAACCCTCGGGCGGTGATCAACGGGGAAGCGCTGCATGTGGAGCCGGTGATCCCGTTCGGGAACGGGACGCGGGACAAGAAGAAGTCGTTCTTTTCGCGTTTTTTTTAA